A region from the Halosolutus gelatinilyticus genome encodes:
- a CDS encoding carbohydrate kinase family protein: protein MSHDILIAGETLIDFLPDEPGPIATVEGFDRRPGGAPANVAVALARLERVPLFWTRVGDDPFGRYLYETLVDQGLPERLLERDPAAKTSLAFVTHDETGDREFSFYREGTADTRLEPGRVDDAVLDGCEWVHVGGVALAAGSSREATLDLIERAADRGCTVSFDPNERPELWSDEETYRDVVGTALATVDVLKATEGELARLGFAGDDAASIARDALTAGPDLAFITRGESGAIAVGADGTEWEGTASHPGFESDVVDTTGAGDAFVAGAIAGLREGRGLAETLAFANAVGAAATTAAGAMAALPDRDAVRAIEDEPIENE, encoded by the coding sequence ATGAGTCACGACATCCTGATCGCCGGCGAGACGCTGATCGACTTTCTCCCCGACGAACCGGGGCCGATCGCGACGGTCGAGGGGTTCGATCGGCGGCCCGGCGGCGCGCCGGCGAACGTGGCCGTGGCGCTCGCCCGCCTCGAGCGTGTGCCGCTGTTCTGGACGCGCGTGGGAGACGATCCGTTCGGCCGATACCTGTACGAGACGCTCGTCGACCAGGGGCTTCCGGAGCGGTTGCTCGAGCGCGATCCGGCGGCGAAGACCTCGCTCGCGTTCGTCACGCACGACGAGACGGGCGATCGCGAGTTCTCGTTCTACCGCGAGGGGACCGCGGACACGCGGCTCGAACCGGGACGGGTCGACGACGCGGTTCTCGACGGCTGCGAGTGGGTCCACGTCGGCGGCGTGGCGCTCGCGGCCGGGTCCTCGCGCGAGGCCACGCTCGACCTGATCGAACGGGCCGCCGACCGGGGCTGTACGGTATCGTTCGACCCGAACGAGCGCCCGGAACTGTGGTCGGACGAGGAAACGTACCGGGACGTCGTCGGGACGGCGCTCGCGACCGTCGACGTGCTGAAGGCGACCGAAGGGGAACTCGCGAGACTGGGGTTCGCGGGCGACGACGCCGCGTCGATCGCCCGGGACGCGTTGACCGCCGGGCCGGACCTCGCGTTCATCACCCGCGGCGAGTCGGGGGCGATCGCCGTCGGCGCGGACGGGACCGAGTGGGAGGGGACGGCCAGCCACCCGGGCTTCGAGTCCGACGTCGTCGACACGACGGGCGCGGGGGACGCCTTCGTCGCCGGCGCGATCGCCGGATTGCGCGAGGGACGCGGACTGGCCGAGACGCTGGCGTTCGCCAACGCGGTCGGGGCCGCCGCGACGACGGCCGCGGGGGCGATGGCGGCGCTCCCGGATCGAGACGCCGTCCGGGCTATCGAGGACGAGCCGATCGAGAACGAGTAG